Proteins found in one Macaca nemestrina isolate mMacNem1 chromosome 4, mMacNem.hap1, whole genome shotgun sequence genomic segment:
- the LOC105475467 gene encoding metalloreductase STEAP2 isoform X1 codes for MESISMMGSPKSLSETFLPNGINGIKDARKVTVGVIGSGDFAKSLTIRLIRCGYHVVIGSRNPKFASEFFPHVVDVTHHEDALTKTNIIFVAIHREHYTSLWDLRHLLVGKILIDVSNNMRINQYPESNAEYLASLFPDSLIVKGFNVVSAWALQLGPKDASRQVYICSNNIQARQQVIELARQLNFIPVDLGSLSSAREIENLPLRLFTLWRGPVVVAISLATFFFLYSFVRDVIHPYARNQQSDFYKIPIEIVNKTLPIVAITLLSLVYLAGLLAAAYQLYYGTKYRRFPPWLETWLQCRKQLGLLSFFFTVVHVAYSLCLPMRRSERYLFLNMAYQQVHANIENSWNEEEVWRIEMYISFGIMSLGLLSLLAVTSIPSVSNALNWREFSFIQSTLGYVALLISTFHVLIYGWKRAFEEEYYRFYTPPNFVLALVLPSVVILGKIILFLPCISRKLKRIKKGWEKSQFLEEGIGGTIPHVSPERVTVM; via the exons ATGGAATCAATCTCTATGATGGGAAGCCCTAAGAGCCTTAGTGAAACTTTTTTACCTAATGGCATAAATGGTATCAAAGATGCAAGGAAAGTCACTGTAGGTGTGATTGGAAGTGGAGATTTTGCCAAATCCTTGACGATTCGACTTATTAGATGTGGCTATCATGTGGTCATAGGAAGTAGAAATCCTAAGTTTGCTTCTGAATTTTTTCCTCATGTGGTAGATGTCACCCATCATGAAGATGCtctcacaaaaacaaatataatatttGTTGCTATACATAGAGAACATTATACCTCCCTGTGGGACCTAAGACATCTGCTTGTGGGTAAAATCCTGATTGATGTGAGCAATAACATGAGGATAAACCAGTACCCAGAATCCAATGCTGAATATTTGGCGTCATTATTCCCAGATTCTTTGATTGTCAAAGGATTTAATGTTGTCTCAGCTTGGGCACTTCAGTTAGGACCTAAGGATGCCAGCCGGCAg GTTTATATATGCAGCAACAATATTCAAGCCCGACAACAGGTTATTGAACTTGCCCGCCAGTTGAATTTCATTCCCGTTGACTTGGGATCCTTATCATCAGCCAGAGAGATTGAAAATTTACCCCTACGACTCTTTACTCTCTGGAGAGGGCCAGTGGTGGTAGCTATAAGCTtggccacattttttttcctttattcctttgtCAGAGATGTGATTCATCCATATGCTAGAAACCAACAGAGTGACTTTTACAAAATTCCTATTGAGATTGTGAATAAAACCTTACCTATAGTTGCCATTACTTTGCTCTCCCTGGTATACCTAGCAGGTCTCCTGGCAGCTGCTTATCAACTTTATTACGGCACCAAGTATAGGAGATTTCCGCCTTGGTTGGAAACCTGGTTGCAGTGTAGAAAACAGCTCGGATTACTAAGTTTTTTCTTCACTGTGGTCCATGTTGCCTACAGCCTCTGCTTACCAatgagaaggtcagagagataTTTGTTTCTCAACATGGCTTATCAGCAG GTTCATGCAAATATTGAAAACTCTTGGAACGAGGAAGAAGTTTGGAGAATTGAAATGTATATCTCCTTTGGCATAATGAGCCTTGGCTTACTTTCCCTCCTGGCAGTCACTTCTATCCCTTCAGTGAGCAATGCTTTAAACTGGAGAGAATTCAGTTTTATTCAG TCTACGCTTGGATATGTCGCTCTGCTCATAAGTACTTTCCACGTTTTAATTTATGGATGGAAACGAGCTTTTGAAGAAGAGTACTACAGATTTTATACACCGCCAAACTTTGTTCTTGCTCTTGTTTTGCCCTCAGTTGTAATTCTGGGTAAGATCATTTTATTCCTTCCATGTATAAGCCGAAAGCTAAAACGAATTAAAAAAGGCTGGGAAAAGAGCCAATTTCTGGAAGAAGGTATTGGAGGAACAATTCCTCATGTCTCCCCAGAGAGGGTCACAGTAATGTGA
- the LOC105475467 gene encoding metalloreductase STEAP2 isoform X2, which yields MESISMMGSPKSLSETFLPNGINGIKDARKVTVGVIGSGDFAKSLTIRLIRCGYHVVIGSRNPKFASEFFPHVVDVTHHEDALTKTNIIFVAIHREHYTSLWDLRHLLVGKILIDVSNNMRINQYPESNAEYLASLFPDSLIVKGFNVVSAWALQLGPKDASRQVYICSNNIQARQQVIELARQLNFIPVDLGSLSSAREIENLPLRLFTLWRGPVVVAISLATFFFLYSFVRDVIHPYARNQQSDFYKIPIEIVNKTLPIVAITLLSLVYLAGLLAAAYQLYYGTKYRRFPPWLETWLQCRKQLGLLSFFFTVVHVAYSLCLPMRRSERYLFLNMAYQQVHANIENSWNEEEVWRIEMYISFGIMSLGLLSLLAVTSIPSVSNALNWREFSFIQSTLGYVALLISTFHVLIYGWKRAFEEEYYRFYTPPNFVLALVLPSVVILGRGD from the exons ATGGAATCAATCTCTATGATGGGAAGCCCTAAGAGCCTTAGTGAAACTTTTTTACCTAATGGCATAAATGGTATCAAAGATGCAAGGAAAGTCACTGTAGGTGTGATTGGAAGTGGAGATTTTGCCAAATCCTTGACGATTCGACTTATTAGATGTGGCTATCATGTGGTCATAGGAAGTAGAAATCCTAAGTTTGCTTCTGAATTTTTTCCTCATGTGGTAGATGTCACCCATCATGAAGATGCtctcacaaaaacaaatataatatttGTTGCTATACATAGAGAACATTATACCTCCCTGTGGGACCTAAGACATCTGCTTGTGGGTAAAATCCTGATTGATGTGAGCAATAACATGAGGATAAACCAGTACCCAGAATCCAATGCTGAATATTTGGCGTCATTATTCCCAGATTCTTTGATTGTCAAAGGATTTAATGTTGTCTCAGCTTGGGCACTTCAGTTAGGACCTAAGGATGCCAGCCGGCAg GTTTATATATGCAGCAACAATATTCAAGCCCGACAACAGGTTATTGAACTTGCCCGCCAGTTGAATTTCATTCCCGTTGACTTGGGATCCTTATCATCAGCCAGAGAGATTGAAAATTTACCCCTACGACTCTTTACTCTCTGGAGAGGGCCAGTGGTGGTAGCTATAAGCTtggccacattttttttcctttattcctttgtCAGAGATGTGATTCATCCATATGCTAGAAACCAACAGAGTGACTTTTACAAAATTCCTATTGAGATTGTGAATAAAACCTTACCTATAGTTGCCATTACTTTGCTCTCCCTGGTATACCTAGCAGGTCTCCTGGCAGCTGCTTATCAACTTTATTACGGCACCAAGTATAGGAGATTTCCGCCTTGGTTGGAAACCTGGTTGCAGTGTAGAAAACAGCTCGGATTACTAAGTTTTTTCTTCACTGTGGTCCATGTTGCCTACAGCCTCTGCTTACCAatgagaaggtcagagagataTTTGTTTCTCAACATGGCTTATCAGCAG GTTCATGCAAATATTGAAAACTCTTGGAACGAGGAAGAAGTTTGGAGAATTGAAATGTATATCTCCTTTGGCATAATGAGCCTTGGCTTACTTTCCCTCCTGGCAGTCACTTCTATCCCTTCAGTGAGCAATGCTTTAAACTGGAGAGAATTCAGTTTTATTCAG TCTACGCTTGGATATGTCGCTCTGCTCATAAGTACTTTCCACGTTTTAATTTATGGATGGAAACGAGCTTTTGAAGAAGAGTACTACAGATTTTATACACCGCCAAACTTTGTTCTTGCTCTTGTTTTGCCCTCAGTTGTAATTCTGG